A single genomic interval of Litoreibacter ponti harbors:
- the modC gene encoding molybdenum ABC transporter ATP-binding protein, translating into MSVKVDIRHRFDGFSLETQFASEGGVTALFGPSGSGKTSIINALAGLLTPDEGRIEIGGRVLFDSAAGINVPTHKRRVGYVFQEPRLFPHMTARQNFDYGRPRPLITERHDPAIQALGIRHLLDRDVRGLSGGEAQRVSIARALMSNPSILLLDEPLSALDATRKAEVLPYLQALFSEAQIPVFYVSHAMEEVAQLATDLIVLRDGRVARAGAIGDVLADPEAVSDIGVREAGALLRVTVKTRAAGDGLSELATSNGALFLPQVSAAEGAGLRVRIKASDVILSKDRPDRLSALNILKATVTAVHEGQGPGVAVALRAGEDQLVARITRRSARALGLKPGSACYAVIKSVSVAPADMGPTG; encoded by the coding sequence ATGAGCGTGAAGGTTGATATCCGGCACCGGTTCGATGGCTTTTCGCTAGAGACCCAGTTCGCGTCCGAGGGGGGCGTGACGGCGCTGTTTGGCCCGTCCGGGTCCGGCAAGACGAGCATCATCAACGCGCTGGCGGGGCTGCTGACGCCAGATGAAGGTCGGATCGAGATCGGCGGGCGCGTTCTGTTCGACAGCGCCGCCGGGATCAACGTACCGACCCATAAGCGCAGGGTCGGCTACGTGTTCCAGGAGCCGCGGCTGTTTCCGCATATGACCGCTCGGCAGAATTTCGACTACGGTCGTCCGCGTCCCTTGATCACCGAAAGGCATGACCCTGCCATTCAGGCGCTTGGCATTCGACATCTTCTGGATCGCGACGTGCGCGGGCTCTCTGGGGGCGAGGCACAGCGCGTGTCCATTGCCAGAGCGTTGATGTCAAACCCGAGCATTCTCTTGCTCGACGAGCCGCTCTCGGCATTGGATGCTACGCGCAAGGCGGAGGTGCTACCGTACCTGCAGGCACTCTTTTCCGAGGCCCAGATACCGGTGTTCTACGTCTCCCACGCGATGGAGGAGGTGGCGCAATTGGCCACGGACCTGATCGTGCTGCGCGACGGGCGCGTGGCACGGGCCGGGGCGATCGGCGATGTTCTGGCGGACCCGGAAGCGGTGTCGGATATCGGCGTGCGCGAGGCGGGCGCACTGTTGCGGGTGACGGTGAAAACCCGCGCGGCGGGGGATGGACTGTCGGAGCTTGCGACCTCGAACGGGGCGCTGTTCCTGCCGCAGGTGAGCGCGGCGGAGGGCGCGGGGCTGCGAGTGCGCATCAAGGCCTCCGACGTGATCTTGTCGAAGGACCGCCCCGACCGTCTGTCGGCGCTCAACATCCTGAAGGCTACGGTGACCGCTGTGCATGAGGGGCAGGGACCCGGGGTCGCGGTGGCGCTGAGGGCGGGGGAGGATCAACTTGTGGCGCGCATCACCCGCCGCTCGGCCCGGGCGCTTGGGCTGAAGCCGGGCAGCGCGTGCTATGCGGTGATCAAATCGGTCTCGGTCGCGCCCGCAGATATGGGGCCGACCGGATAA
- a CDS encoding LysM peptidoglycan-binding domain-containing protein, whose protein sequence is METYTVQPGDSLSAIAREAGVSLTDMLNANPGVTDPSRIRVGQELNMPDGSAEMPAADGGADDAYTEAACNCEGPVFLHFDGFTMRLYEVDPKLKPDLDAAAAGGYTSFLNWVNANKASADVPLRLSEDAMAGKINYNSRRHEHLSNFGPTPHGLWKLDFTHWRASDPDPNDGRVENNSRGKFTHHNQNLADRDRVAVNNWNVDMDFGSGGWAIAPLSLPTGIGGRSGFVFHEDANANGSAGCLIVGYRKILPFYDIIFPTVTMGFDTVYVLVENYDEGRQRPNWTRHGTSVDE, encoded by the coding sequence ATGGAAACCTACACTGTTCAACCCGGCGACAGCCTGAGCGCCATTGCGCGCGAGGCGGGCGTTAGCCTGACCGATATGCTTAATGCAAACCCCGGCGTCACGGATCCCAGCCGCATCCGCGTGGGCCAAGAGCTGAACATGCCCGACGGATCGGCAGAGATGCCTGCGGCGGATGGCGGCGCGGACGACGCCTATACGGAGGCCGCGTGCAATTGCGAAGGGCCGGTATTCCTGCATTTCGACGGCTTCACGATGCGCCTCTACGAGGTCGATCCGAAGCTCAAGCCCGACCTCGATGCGGCCGCCGCCGGGGGCTATACCAGCTTTCTGAACTGGGTGAACGCGAACAAGGCGTCCGCGGATGTCCCGCTTCGGCTGTCGGAGGACGCGATGGCGGGCAAGATCAACTACAACTCCAGACGTCACGAGCACCTGTCCAATTTCGGTCCGACACCCCACGGGCTGTGGAAGCTGGACTTCACCCATTGGCGCGCGAGCGACCCGGACCCCAATGACGGACGGGTCGAGAACAATTCGCGCGGCAAGTTCACCCATCACAACCAAAACCTTGCGGACCGCGACCGGGTGGCCGTGAACAACTGGAATGTCGACATGGATTTCGGCTCCGGTGGGTGGGCGATTGCGCCGCTGAGCCTGCCCACTGGGATCGGCGGGCGCAGCGGCTTCGTGTTCCATGAGGACGCCAACGCGAACGGCTCTGCCGGCTGCCTGATCGTGGGATACCGCAAAATCCTGCCGTTTTACGACATTATCTTCCCGACGGTGACGATGGGCTTTGATACGGTCTACGTTTTGGTGGAGAATTACGACGAGGGGCGGCAGCGCCCCAACTGGACCCGTCACGGAACATCGGTGGACGAATGA
- a CDS encoding DUF4123 domain-containing protein, whose amino-acid sequence MNFVPDRTDDPIKLHIQPLGRIDPLAPQFGPDAKQSVPEGLVPYLFEGDAEGAAYLVLDGAHLKGGLQELLANSGLAHACLLSGKAQEEQSLTAPWIVRLERENRFTRDVFTHDPQKAAPWHLWRHAPGLLLRSPADLDTLRRHFRKFLRIADAEGKAYFLRFWECGPLLEYLRRADRPSEIARMWLRTATGHPIELILPISGYCYHCTANGRESTGAPRGTLQLSDHDVSALYDGTLRARASRILYRMERFNPDVFADLDREALIIQAIATIKRMIGYRITSGIELDRAVRLEVLLRMPLEAWDKSGRLLAILGSDLRESRKMDLVEAHVDEVFAEPIGA is encoded by the coding sequence ATGAATTTTGTTCCGGATCGGACGGACGATCCAATCAAGCTGCACATCCAACCCTTGGGCAGGATAGACCCGTTGGCGCCGCAGTTCGGACCCGACGCCAAACAGTCGGTGCCGGAAGGCCTGGTGCCGTACCTGTTTGAAGGCGACGCAGAGGGGGCCGCGTATCTGGTCCTTGATGGCGCGCATCTGAAAGGTGGGCTGCAAGAGCTGTTGGCGAATTCGGGCCTCGCGCATGCGTGCCTGCTGTCTGGCAAGGCGCAGGAAGAACAGTCGCTGACCGCGCCCTGGATCGTGCGCCTTGAGCGGGAAAACCGCTTCACCCGCGATGTGTTCACCCACGACCCACAGAAGGCCGCACCCTGGCATCTTTGGCGTCACGCGCCGGGGCTGCTGCTGCGCAGCCCGGCTGATCTGGACACGCTCCGGCGGCATTTCCGCAAGTTTCTGCGGATCGCGGATGCCGAAGGGAAGGCGTATTTTCTGCGCTTCTGGGAATGTGGGCCCTTGCTGGAATATCTGCGCCGGGCGGATCGTCCAAGCGAGATTGCCCGGATGTGGCTGCGTACCGCCACGGGCCATCCCATCGAGCTGATCCTGCCGATCAGCGGCTATTGCTACCACTGCACCGCGAACGGCCGCGAGAGCACCGGGGCGCCGCGTGGGACCCTGCAGTTGAGCGATCACGATGTATCGGCGCTTTATGATGGCACGTTACGAGCGCGGGCCTCGCGGATTTTGTACCGGATGGAGCGGTTCAACCCGGATGTGTTCGCGGATCTCGACCGCGAGGCGCTCATCATTCAGGCGATCGCGACGATCAAGCGGATGATCGGCTACCGCATCACCAGCGGCATTGAACTGGACCGCGCGGTCCGGCTTGAGGTGCTGCTGCGCATGCCTTTGGAGGCTTGGGACAAGAGCGGGAGGCTTCTTGCGATCCTCGGCTCGGATCTGCGCGAAAGCCGCAAGATGGATTTGGTGGAGGCCCATGTAGATGAGGTCTTTGCCGAGCCCATCGGCGCGTAG
- a CDS encoding DUF1178 family protein, with the protein MIRYALSCAKDHQFDSWFQSAAAFEKLQVAGLVECAICGSADVTKRIMAPQVRTSEKDRPLSAPASPAEQAVRELQAKIEAHSEDVGDRFATEARAMHEGSAPERPIRGQAKLKEAKALIEDGVPVMPLPFGPTGRKSN; encoded by the coding sequence ATGATCCGCTACGCCCTCAGCTGCGCCAAGGACCACCAGTTTGACAGCTGGTTCCAGTCGGCGGCCGCCTTTGAGAAGCTGCAGGTCGCCGGACTGGTGGAATGTGCGATCTGTGGCAGCGCAGACGTCACCAAACGGATCATGGCACCGCAGGTGCGCACATCGGAAAAGGACCGTCCGCTCTCGGCCCCGGCCTCGCCCGCCGAACAGGCCGTGCGCGAGCTGCAGGCGAAGATCGAAGCGCACTCGGAAGATGTCGGCGACCGCTTCGCGACCGAGGCCCGCGCGATGCACGAAGGCAGCGCGCCGGAACGGCCGATCCGGGGCCAGGCGAAGCTGAAAGAGGCCAAGGCCCTGATCGAAGACGGGGTGCCAGTGATGCCCCTGCCCTTCGGTCCGACCGGGCGAAAATCGAACTAA
- a CDS encoding threonine dehydratase, producing MISFTKSELEDACALVYRHMARTPEYIWPLLNARTGGTTWVKHENHGPTGAFKNRGAITFMDWLVRTHPDVPGIVTATRGNHGQGQARAAVAAGLRALVYVPRGNSVEKNAAMAGFGAELVEFGDDFDTAREEAFRVGAEQGLFIVPPFHSELVRGVATYAFELLTKAPEIDTIYVPIGCGSGICGTILARDALGLKTKIVGVVSDAAQTAKLSVEAGALVETNSADTFADGMAVRVPVQDAYDIYSKGAERIIAVSDDEVAEAIRAYFHCTHNVAEGAGAAPLAGLLQEKERMAGKTCAVILCGGNIDTEWFLKVMAGETPKV from the coding sequence ATGATCAGCTTCACCAAATCAGAGCTCGAGGACGCCTGCGCCCTTGTCTACCGCCACATGGCCCGCACGCCGGAATATATCTGGCCGCTGCTCAACGCCCGCACAGGCGGCACGACCTGGGTCAAGCACGAAAACCACGGCCCCACCGGAGCGTTCAAAAACCGCGGCGCGATCACCTTCATGGACTGGCTGGTGCGCACGCACCCGGACGTGCCCGGCATCGTGACGGCGACCCGAGGCAATCATGGGCAAGGTCAGGCCCGCGCCGCCGTGGCCGCGGGCCTGCGCGCGCTGGTCTACGTGCCGCGCGGCAACTCGGTCGAGAAGAACGCCGCGATGGCAGGGTTCGGGGCAGAGCTGGTCGAGTTCGGCGATGATTTCGACACCGCACGAGAAGAAGCGTTCCGCGTCGGTGCAGAGCAGGGCCTGTTCATCGTGCCGCCGTTCCACTCTGAGCTGGTGCGCGGCGTCGCGACCTACGCGTTCGAGCTTTTGACCAAGGCCCCGGAGATCGACACGATCTACGTGCCCATCGGCTGCGGCTCTGGCATTTGCGGCACGATCCTGGCCCGTGACGCTTTGGGCCTGAAGACCAAGATCGTGGGCGTGGTCTCTGACGCCGCTCAAACCGCAAAACTGTCCGTCGAGGCAGGTGCATTGGTCGAGACCAACAGCGCCGACACTTTCGCTGACGGTATGGCCGTGCGCGTGCCGGTGCAGGACGCCTATGACATCTATTCCAAAGGCGCGGAGCGGATCATCGCCGTCTCGGACGACGAGGTCGCCGAGGCAATCCGCGCCTATTTCCACTGCACCCACAACGTCGCCGAAGGCGCCGGGGCCGCGCCGCTTGCGGGCCTGTTGCAAGAGAAAGAGCGCATGGCGGGCAAGACCTGCGCGGTGATCCTGTGCGGCGGGAACATCGACACCGAGTGGTTCCTGAAGGTGATGGCAGGCGAGACGCCAAAGGTCTGA
- the modB gene encoding molybdate ABC transporter permease subunit, which yields MMGLTPLEWEVIALSLRVALVATVISAPLALWLAYVLARKEFWGKSLLNGLIVLPLVLPPVVTGYALLEAFGTQGLIGGWLADIGIVLAFRWTGAVLAAAVMAFPLMVRAMRIGIEAVDPKLEQAATTLGAPPWRVFATITLPLSLPAIIAGAVLAFAKALGEFGATITFVAAIPGETQTIASAIYAALQVPGGEADALRLVWVSVVIALGAVLLSELLARRVRR from the coding sequence ATGATGGGCCTGACGCCGCTGGAATGGGAGGTCATCGCACTGTCCCTGCGGGTCGCCCTGGTCGCCACGGTGATCTCGGCCCCGCTCGCGTTGTGGCTGGCCTATGTACTGGCGCGCAAGGAGTTCTGGGGCAAGAGCCTGCTCAACGGGTTGATCGTTTTGCCGCTGGTGCTGCCCCCCGTGGTCACGGGTTACGCGCTGCTCGAGGCTTTCGGCACGCAAGGCCTGATTGGCGGCTGGCTCGCGGATATAGGCATCGTGCTGGCCTTCCGCTGGACCGGCGCAGTGCTGGCGGCGGCGGTCATGGCCTTCCCGCTGATGGTGCGAGCCATGCGCATCGGGATCGAGGCAGTCGACCCCAAGCTGGAGCAGGCAGCGACCACTTTGGGTGCGCCGCCGTGGCGTGTCTTCGCGACGATCACTCTGCCGCTGAGCCTGCCCGCGATCATCGCGGGCGCGGTGCTGGCCTTTGCCAAGGCCTTGGGCGAGTTCGGGGCGACGATCACCTTTGTCGCCGCGATCCCCGGGGAGACGCAGACCATCGCGTCGGCCATCTATGCCGCGCTGCAGGTGCCGGGTGGCGAGGCGGATGCGCTGCGGCTGGTGTGGGTGTCGGTCGTGATTGCGCTGGGCGCTGTGCTACTGTCCGAGCTGCTCGCGCGGAGGGTGCGGCGATGA
- a CDS encoding WD40/YVTN/BNR-like repeat-containing protein produces the protein MGDVAIDVLLGTTKGAFILRGDAARDGWSIEGPHCNGWPINHMASDPDTGAIWAAGGSEWEGAGVWRSDDNGANWQLTRLTTGTTDEWAANDPEFAEMIGWTDAPLPFGDDFNQVWSLSFAHGVLYAGTKPAGLLKSTDGGATWSRVQGLTDHPSAKDWNPGAAGLVLHTIVPDPDDPDKLWIGISAAGVFATEDGGVTWTRRNRLANAESCVAHDHPAAPRDGETGHCVHNMMRAPGGGETLYQQNHHGVWRSGDGGRSWEDITDGLPSTFGFPIRVHPRDPQRIWTLPLNGDSAGRFPPDAACAVWTSADGGDSWQAQRAGLPQEACFFTVLRQAMAGDARTPAGLYFGTNSGSVFATRDEGESWHEIARHLPTILAVEVRAEA, from the coding sequence ATGGGGGACGTGGCGATTGACGTGCTTTTGGGAACGACCAAGGGCGCCTTTATTCTGCGGGGCGACGCGGCGCGCGACGGGTGGAGCATTGAGGGGCCGCATTGCAACGGCTGGCCCATAAACCACATGGCAAGCGATCCGGACACGGGCGCGATCTGGGCTGCGGGCGGCAGCGAGTGGGAAGGTGCGGGCGTCTGGCGCTCGGACGACAATGGCGCGAACTGGCAGCTGACCCGGCTCACCACAGGCACAACCGACGAGTGGGCCGCCAACGACCCCGAATTTGCGGAAATGATTGGATGGACCGATGCGCCGCTGCCCTTCGGCGACGACTTCAATCAGGTCTGGTCGCTGAGTTTCGCCCACGGCGTGCTCTATGCGGGCACCAAGCCTGCGGGCCTTCTCAAAAGCACCGATGGCGGCGCGACATGGAGCCGGGTGCAGGGCCTGACGGACCACCCATCCGCCAAGGATTGGAACCCCGGCGCGGCGGGCCTGGTGCTGCACACGATCGTCCCCGATCCGGACGATCCAGACAAGCTGTGGATCGGTATCTCCGCGGCGGGCGTCTTTGCGACCGAGGATGGCGGTGTCACCTGGACCCGGCGCAACCGCCTCGCCAATGCCGAAAGCTGCGTGGCCCATGACCACCCGGCAGCCCCCCGCGACGGTGAGACCGGGCATTGCGTGCACAACATGATGCGCGCGCCGGGCGGCGGCGAGACGCTTTACCAGCAAAACCACCACGGGGTCTGGCGCTCGGGCGATGGCGGGCGCAGTTGGGAGGATATCACCGACGGGCTGCCCTCGACCTTCGGCTTTCCGATCCGGGTCCACCCGCGCGATCCGCAGCGCATCTGGACCCTGCCGCTCAACGGCGACAGCGCCGGGCGCTTCCCGCCCGATGCCGCCTGCGCCGTCTGGACGTCTGCCGATGGCGGCGACAGCTGGCAGGCGCAGCGCGCAGGCCTGCCGCAGGAGGCCTGCTTCTTCACGGTACTGCGTCAGGCAATGGCCGGCGATGCGCGTACGCCCGCAGGGCTCTATTTCGGCACCAATAGCGGCTCTGTCTTCGCCACGCGCGATGAGGGCGAGAGCTGGCACGAAATCGCCCGGCATCTGCCCACGATCCTGGCCGTGGAGGTCCGCGCGGAGGCGTGA
- a CDS encoding SDR family NAD(P)-dependent oxidoreductase: MDIFITGANRGIGAAMHRQLGARGETVTGTAREPQGDLVAADVTDAASLQNALSQVDGLDLLICNAGVYLDKGHEIGNGYAPDDWARTFATNVTGVYLTIEAALPALRTRGGKIAIISSQMGSSARAGGNGLIYRASKAAALNLGRNLAVALEPDGIAVGIYHPGWVRTDMGGSNADISEEESATGLISRFDALSMDTTGCFEMWNGTEMPF; encoded by the coding sequence ATGGACATTTTTATCACGGGGGCCAATCGCGGCATTGGCGCGGCGATGCACAGACAGCTGGGCGCGCGCGGCGAAACGGTGACTGGCACGGCGCGTGAGCCGCAGGGCGATCTTGTGGCCGCGGACGTGACCGACGCCGCCTCTTTGCAAAACGCCTTGAGCCAGGTCGACGGGCTGGACCTGCTGATCTGCAACGCGGGCGTCTACCTCGACAAGGGCCACGAGATCGGGAACGGCTACGCGCCTGATGATTGGGCCCGAACTTTTGCGACGAACGTGACCGGCGTCTACCTGACGATCGAGGCCGCCCTGCCCGCCTTGCGCACGCGCGGCGGCAAGATCGCGATCATCTCCTCGCAGATGGGATCGAGCGCGCGCGCGGGCGGCAACGGTCTGATCTACCGCGCCTCCAAGGCCGCGGCGCTGAACCTGGGCCGCAACCTCGCCGTTGCGCTGGAGCCGGACGGCATCGCGGTGGGCATCTACCACCCCGGCTGGGTGCGCACCGATATGGGCGGCTCCAACGCGGACATCTCGGAAGAGGAAAGCGCGACCGGTCTCATCAGCCGCTTTGACGCGCTGTCAATGGACACCACCGGTTGTTTCGAGATGTGGAATGGCACGGAGATGCCGTTCTAG
- a CDS encoding aspartate kinase: protein MPRLVMKFGGTSVANLDRIRRAAKRVGVEVAKGYEVIVIVSAMSGKTNELVGWVNETSPLYDAREYDAIVSSGENVTAGLMALTLQEMDVPARSWQGWQVPLKTTSAHGAARIEEIPTDNLDAKFAEGMKVAVVAGFQGISPEGRITTLGRGGSDTTAVAFAAAFEAERCDIYTDVDGVYTTDPRIEDKARKLEKIAFEEMLELASLGAKVLQTRSVELAMRYKVRLRVLSSFEEMSDNAGTLVCDEEDIVESNVVSGVAYSRDEAKMTLISVADRPGIAAAIFGPLSEAGVNVDMIVQNISEEGRTDMTFSCPVSEVVRAEKAMADAKASGEINYHDLVADTDVAKVSVVGIGMRSHAGVAAQMFKALQAEGINIKVITTSEIKISVLIDRKYMELAVQALHDAFELDKAA, encoded by the coding sequence ATGCCCCGTCTCGTGATGAAATTTGGCGGCACCTCGGTGGCCAATCTCGATCGCATCCGCCGCGCCGCAAAGCGCGTGGGTGTCGAGGTGGCCAAAGGCTACGAGGTGATCGTCATCGTCTCCGCCATGTCCGGCAAGACCAACGAGCTGGTGGGCTGGGTCAACGAGACCTCGCCGCTTTATGACGCGCGCGAGTATGACGCCATCGTCTCGTCGGGCGAGAATGTCACCGCCGGGCTGATGGCGCTGACCTTGCAGGAAATGGATGTGCCCGCGCGCAGCTGGCAGGGCTGGCAGGTGCCGCTGAAGACCACTTCCGCCCATGGCGCGGCGCGGATCGAAGAGATCCCGACCGACAATCTCGACGCCAAATTTGCCGAGGGCATGAAGGTCGCCGTCGTTGCGGGCTTCCAGGGCATCTCGCCCGAGGGCCGCATCACGACGCTGGGCCGGGGCGGGTCCGACACAACCGCCGTGGCCTTCGCCGCCGCGTTCGAGGCGGAACGCTGCGACATCTACACCGACGTGGACGGGGTCTACACCACCGACCCGCGGATCGAGGACAAGGCGCGCAAGCTCGAAAAGATCGCGTTCGAAGAGATGCTCGAGTTGGCCTCTCTGGGCGCCAAGGTGCTGCAGACCCGCTCGGTCGAGCTGGCGATGCGCTACAAGGTGCGCCTGCGGGTGCTGTCGAGCTTCGAGGAAATGAGTGACAACGCGGGCACTCTTGTCTGCGACGAGGAGGATATCGTGGAAAGCAATGTGGTTTCAGGCGTCGCCTACTCGCGCGACGAGGCAAAGATGACGCTGATCTCGGTGGCCGACCGCCCCGGCATCGCCGCCGCCATCTTCGGCCCTCTCTCCGAGGCGGGCGTCAACGTGGACATGATCGTGCAGAACATCTCCGAGGAAGGTCGCACCGACATGACCTTCTCCTGCCCGGTCAGCGAGGTCGTGCGCGCAGAGAAGGCGATGGCCGATGCCAAGGCGTCGGGTGAGATCAACTACCACGACCTGGTGGCCGACACCGATGTTGCCAAAGTCTCGGTCGTTGGCATCGGCATGCGCAGCCACGCGGGCGTCGCCGCGCAGATGTTCAAGGCCCTTCAGGCCGAGGGCATCAACATCAAGGTGATCACCACCTCCGAGATCAAGATCTCGGTGCTGATCGACCGCAAGTATATGGAGCTTGCCGTTCAGGCCCTCCACGACGCGTTCGAGCTGGACAAGGCGGCCTGA
- a CDS encoding acetoin utilization protein AcuC, with amino-acid sequence MAGASKFIGSEIYRGSSYGPRHPLRVPRVSTVMDLSRALGWLPASDFIPSPRAKPKALEVWHTPRYLAALQAAEAAQEVSAQVRARHNIGTPANPVFPEIFRRPATAAGGSLLAGELLAHPGVVYNPAGGTHHGFPDRAGGFCYLNDPVLAMLSLRRQGVRRIAYVDIDAHHPDGVEHGFAGDAEMRMISVHEDGLWPRTGALEDHAGGSAFNLPVPPGLNDTEMAMICDTLIVPLVEEFKPDAVVLQCGADAMDEDPQSHLSLSNNAHIAVLDALRPLAPRLLVLGGGGYNPWSVGRLWTRVWGRLAGYDDPDRLPPEAEAVLRALTFEGNSRGRNPPEHWFTTLKDAPRQGPIREELSTRIETLLKRSRSG; translated from the coding sequence ATGGCAGGCGCGTCGAAATTCATCGGATCAGAGATCTACCGCGGCTCGTCCTACGGGCCCCGCCACCCGCTGCGCGTGCCGCGGGTGTCCACCGTGATGGACCTGAGCCGGGCGCTGGGCTGGCTGCCAGCGAGCGATTTCATCCCCTCGCCACGCGCCAAGCCCAAGGCGTTGGAAGTGTGGCACACGCCTCGCTATCTGGCCGCCTTGCAGGCCGCCGAAGCCGCGCAGGAGGTTAGCGCGCAGGTACGGGCGCGCCACAATATCGGCACGCCCGCCAATCCAGTGTTTCCCGAAATCTTCCGCCGCCCCGCAACGGCTGCGGGCGGCTCGCTTCTGGCGGGCGAGCTGCTGGCGCATCCGGGTGTGGTCTACAACCCGGCGGGCGGCACGCATCACGGCTTCCCCGATCGCGCGGGCGGGTTTTGCTATCTCAACGACCCGGTGCTGGCGATGCTGTCCCTGCGCCGCCAGGGCGTGCGCCGGATCGCCTATGTCGACATCGACGCCCATCACCCCGACGGGGTCGAGCATGGCTTCGCGGGGGATGCCGAGATGCGGATGATCTCGGTCCACGAGGACGGGTTGTGGCCGCGCACCGGGGCCTTGGAGGATCACGCGGGCGGCTCGGCGTTCAACCTGCCCGTGCCGCCGGGATTGAATGACACCGAGATGGCCATGATCTGCGACACGCTGATCGTGCCGCTGGTGGAAGAGTTCAAGCCCGACGCTGTGGTCCTGCAATGCGGGGCGGACGCGATGGACGAAGACCCGCAAAGCCATCTGAGCCTGTCGAACAATGCCCATATCGCGGTGCTGGACGCGTTGCGCCCGCTTGCGCCGCGCCTGCTGGTGCTGGGTGGCGGGGGCTACAATCCGTGGAGCGTGGGGCGGCTGTGGACCCGGGTCTGGGGGCGTTTGGCGGGGTATGACGACCCCGACCGCCTGCCGCCCGAGGCCGAAGCCGTGCTGCGCGCCCTCACGTTCGAGGGTAATTCCCGCGGACGAAACCCGCCGGAGCATTGGTTCACCACGCTCAAAGACGCCCCGCGCCAAGGCCCAATCCGGGAAGAGCTGAGCACCCGCATCGAAACGCTGCTGAAAAGATCTCGTTCAGGTTAA
- the modA gene encoding molybdate ABC transporter substrate-binding protein gives MFLRALLFLILAAAPLRAEVVIFAASSLKGALDEVLAEAPVRISYGGSGALARQILQGAPADIFFSANPRWMDAAAPAMDGATRVDLLANSLVVIGEGGFDDMLASDGKVATGLIRSVPLGIYAEATLRELGHWDAIAPRLIETDSARAALALVERGEVPFGIVYRTDAVSAEAPVIAELPELEDLPILYPIALTRRAGPEAQGVLDELTADAAWTVFERHGFTRP, from the coding sequence ATGTTTTTGCGCGCGCTTCTCTTCTTGATCCTGGCTGCGGCCCCGCTGCGGGCGGAGGTGGTGATCTTCGCCGCGTCGTCCCTGAAGGGCGCGCTGGACGAGGTGCTGGCCGAGGCCCCGGTGCGCATCTCCTATGGCGGCAGCGGCGCGCTGGCGCGGCAGATTTTGCAAGGCGCGCCTGCGGATATCTTCTTTTCCGCCAACCCCCGCTGGATGGATGCCGCCGCCCCGGCGATGGACGGCGCCACGCGGGTCGATCTGTTGGCCAACAGCTTGGTGGTGATCGGGGAGGGCGGGTTTGACGATATGCTCGCCTCCGACGGCAAGGTGGCGACGGGCCTGATACGCTCGGTGCCTCTGGGTATTTATGCCGAGGCGACGTTGCGCGAGTTGGGCCACTGGGACGCCATCGCGCCGCGGCTGATCGAGACCGACAGCGCCCGCGCCGCGCTCGCTTTGGTCGAGCGGGGGGAGGTGCCGTTTGGCATCGTCTACCGCACCGATGCGGTGAGCGCTGAGGCGCCGGTGATCGCGGAGCTTCCGGAGCTGGAAGATCTGCCGATCCTTTACCCGATCGCGTTGACCCGGCGGGCGGGACCGGAGGCGCAAGGGGTGCTGGACGAGCTAACCGCGGACGCCGCTTGGACGGTGTTCGAGCGCCACGGATTTACCCGGCCATGA
- a CDS encoding NUDIX hydrolase, with amino-acid sequence MSLIKMKHPAFRLEGSRKRDVRTQFGALCFRVNEGRTQVLLITSRTSKRWIIPKGWPMARMTPAEAAATEAFEEGGVEGKTYNICLGLYSYTKLMGAREEDLPCAVSVFPVKVQKVHKDWPEAKERKRRWFTIKKAASLVREPELRKIIKNFDASLLKG; translated from the coding sequence ATGTCTTTGATCAAAATGAAACACCCCGCCTTCCGTTTGGAGGGCTCGCGCAAGCGGGATGTGCGCACGCAATTCGGCGCGCTCTGCTTCCGTGTGAACGAGGGGCGCACCCAGGTGCTTTTGATCACCAGCCGGACCTCGAAGCGCTGGATCATTCCCAAGGGCTGGCCGATGGCGCGGATGACCCCAGCCGAGGCCGCCGCGACCGAAGCGTTCGAGGAAGGCGGCGTCGAGGGCAAGACCTACAATATCTGCCTTGGGCTCTATTCCTACACCAAGCTCATGGGCGCGCGCGAAGAGGACCTGCCTTGCGCGGTCTCGGTCTTTCCGGTGAAGGTGCAGAAAGTGCACAAGGACTGGCCGGAGGCCAAAGAACGCAAGCGCCGCTGGTTCACGATCAAGAAGGCCGCATCGCTGGTGCGCGAGCCGGAATTGCGCAAGATTATCAAGAACTTCGATGCGAGCCTGCTGAAGGGCTGA